One stretch of Pomacea canaliculata isolate SZHN2017 linkage group LG1, ASM307304v1, whole genome shotgun sequence DNA includes these proteins:
- the LOC112562091 gene encoding protein FAM207A-like: protein MGKVKRSRQKLHISTSTAKDQSKDKNQPEREVQLEDDKDTKSEKRARSIAGSKAASNIFKGVKITAETLQQHLPDFDARSTVTSKTLKALNLKKKDKQRIRHELWLQKMDAITATKKEKREKRRRQQTVIVGDMSGMTDALPTLELLLKDTSSSSSVREKQKRKPKGILSEKQQQKQMLKDVSLFRQVLEHPAYKENPAATISEHLRNKLLQEEEMDI from the exons ATGGGAAAGGTGAAACGTAGCAGACAAAAGCTACACATTTCTACATCTACTGCAAAGGACCAgagcaaagacaaaaatcaaccaGAAAGAGAAGTGCAGCTAGAAGATGACAAAGACACTAAGTCCGAAAAG AGAGCAAGATCCATTGCTGGATCTAAAGCAGCCTCCAACATCTTTAAGGGTGTTAAAATCACAGCAGAGACTCTACAGCAGCACTTGCCAGACTTTGATGCTCGCAGCACTGTTACCAGCAAGACACTGAAGGCactaaacctgaaaaaaaaggacaaacaaaggATACGTCATGAACTATGGCTACAAA AAATGGATGCAATCACTGCTACtaaaaaagagaagagggagaAGCGGCGCCGTCAGCAAACTGTTATTGTTGGTGATATGTCTGGCATGACAGATGCACTACCCACATTAGAATTGTTGCTGAAagatacatcatcatcatcatcagttag agaaaagcaaaagagaaaaccaaaaggaatcCTATCagaaaaacagcagcaaaagcaGAT GTTGAAGGATGTGTCGCTGTTCAGGCAAGTCTTGGAGCACCCAGCTTACAAAGAAAATCCTGCTGCAACCATATCAGAACATCTAAGAAACAAACTTCTCCAAGAAGAGGAGATggatatttaa